TTTGTAggatttatttttcctaattagaGTGagaagtttattttctttattttttaagtaacttattttcttaaaaaaaatatatattttcaaaactttTGATTGACCGAACATGTGATTTATCCAAGTTAGCTTTCCGGTGATgaaaatatctttttgaatAGAGTTACttgtaaaaaataatgcataaatTAAGTgactatataaaaataaaataaacaactttataacacaatttcatcaaggTGACTAACTGAGAATTTTACtcaattttcttattaaataaCTTTAATTGGAATTGGAGTTTCTGATATTGACTTCTTTCTTTGACGCCAATTTAGATGAAACAAAAGAGAtaatggtctgaaaaatatctcaactttggtcggatttgttgttgcgatactaaactttcatgaggacctattacctccctagattatttaataccgtattttaaacatatatatttgcccacgtggactaaaaagtaatgcaaaattataaatagtaatgtgttcACGTGTGCACGTgtgcacatatatacctttttaaaatacactattaaatagtttagggggtaaagaatacagtattaaatagtctagggaggtaataggtcatcatgaaagtttagtgtcgcaacaacaaatccgaccaaagttaggatatttttcagatccttatcccaaacaaaaaaataaaaataaagtatacTACTCAGTAACAAACAATGAAGAAATTATTTGCAAAagttttaatacatatttttcACCTCAACTTTTGGTTTGTAACATTCAATAAGCTTTAATTTCAATTCACAAATAGAACCTCCATTTtaatgtgtttggtatgaatacaaatattttttaaaattttgtcgTTAGGAGAAAACTAGtttaattttaacttaattAGTAGTCAaataatatcacataaaataaaatatgacaaCAAGAGTAGTATACACTCTTCATATCCAAATATGTTTGGTAATATTACTACGAGCAACTTTTTTAAGTGtctttgaaaaaattgaactGTAAAAACTTTGtttataatctttttttttttattattattattattattattattattttatctataactattttaaatattaatgaaGTCATTTCCCATTTGAATAGGGGGGAAAGTTCTTTGAGTAATGAAAAAGctgataatttttttgagaaagtattTTTGCGCTACCAAACAAAActctaaatattttttggattCGAGCTCAtggtatgatttttttaataatagggAGTGCTTCCTCTCAAATGAAGTCATACACGACGcaaatctaaattaattagACTTCAATATGAATACCAAACATCgctggaaaaggaaaaaaactagTAAGTGCCCAAATTTACCAATGCAATGGCCAgaaaattgaaatgatatatGAGATTAATAAATCTTGACTtgtgaaataaattaaagaaggtTAAGTGGTTGGATTATATTCAAGAGCTCttggcatttttttttttcattttttctttctatttttatctatataaaaattgtttttgattAAGGTGGTTTAAGAGAATATAGGTTGTCTCTTTTACTTTACCTCTTTTCTGTAATTTTATATAACTCATTTAATGCaattagaataaaaagaaatttgattCTTTAGATATTATTCTCTGTGTAATATTTTTGGTGGGAGAATTGTCCTCctatatatttttgtcaaaaaaaaaagacaacttTATTATGTTCATATTCTATGTCATTTCATTTAATTGATACTAAAGCTGCATATTTAGTGTTAATCCTTTGTAACAAATTGGCCATTACTTAAATTATCAAGATGCTATAAGATATTTTGCTTAAAAATTAGTATAAAGTAGAGAAATTCCATACATTTGGGGATAGTTATATTCTATTCTAGAAGTTtcctcaatttcaaaatttttgaattttttattgcTCTCGGATATATTTCTTAGCTATTTGTTACATTGTAAATAGTACATTACTTAATGGTAGGGATGTGTTCGAGAgagaatttttataatttagaaaattttagaGATCATGATATCTTAAATTGTGTATAATTTTTCCTGAAAATTAATCTTAACATACTTcttgaaataaagaaaatgttaaTTAGATTTGAACCCCCTATTTATGCTCGATTATGCAAAACTTGATTATGGATTAGAGAAGTGAAATTAGGTAAGTAAAAGAAATGTGAAAAATCTATAAAGTAGGCGTTAGGTCAAGGATGTGAGGCTTAAGTTTGAAGTTTTGATTTAAGAATCAAAGTTTATTTATGAAACgtgaataaaattttaatttaattttgaatcataattttaaatgtAAAGCTTGAttcattagtttttttttttttttgcaaataaagatttcattattttaaattttgtaaagaAAGACTTTTACACTCTTTAAGAagatttatatattactatgtgtatttgaaagtttgtaaTACTAACATATAATCACAAACATGTATTTATAAAAGGGATATGTAAATGTGTGATTTATTAATGCAACGTTTTATGATATTTTGTTATCTTATTTATTAACTATGATTTGCTTATTTCGTAATAATATATAAGAATTgagaaattttgataatttttacgAATTGTCAAGTTTTAATGTttactgtaaaaaaaaaaaaaacctaaattgcttattcaaacaaaatttcaaattatgtcCAAACGGAAAGTTTGAGggtaattttgaaaaatttgttaATAGTGGGATAAATtgataatatatgatataaccGAGGACTAAAAAGGATATATTTTATGTCTATTTCTGCTAAATCTCATTACCCCATTTAGCACTGAGGTTTCTCACTTCTCTGAATCCCAAATCCTCAAACTCGCCGGCCTCGCCGCAAGTCGTCGCCGGTGCCGGAAAACCAATTTTGTCGCCTGAAAACCTCACTACCTTGACGCAAGTCGTTGCAATGGAGAAAACGGAGCTGAAAGATGATAAAAACAAAGAGGTAGAAGAGGAGCAAGTAGTGAGCCCATGGGAAGTATCAGCAAAAGACGGCGGGAAGATTGACTATGACAAATTGATCGACAAATTTGGTTGCCAGAGGCTTGACGAGTCCTTAATTCAGAGAGTTCAACGTCTTACAAATCGGGCTCCTCATGTTTTCCTTCGCCGTGGAGTTTTCTTTGCTCATCGTGATTTTAATGATATATTGGATTCTTATGAGAAAGGGGAGAAGTTCTATTTGTACACTGGCAGAGGACCTTCTTCTGAAGCTTTGCATTTGGGTCATCTTATCCCTTTCATGTTTACAAAGTAATTGGGATTTGAATACACAAggcttatttagttttttttttttttttaaaaaacatttgcTTACTTTTGGGTTTGTGAATGTGTTTTATTGTGCTGCAGGTACTTGCAGGATGCTTTTAAGGTGCCACTTGTAATACAGTTGACTGATGATGAGAAATGTATGTGGAAGAATTTGTCAGTGGAAGAAAGCCAAAGACTTGCTCGTGAGAATGCTAAAGACATTATTGCTTGTGGATTTGATATTTCAAAGACGTTTATTTTCTCTGATTTTGACTATGTTGGTGGGTAAGTAACCTCTCTTTTTCTTCCGGAATGCAGTTTATACTATaaggaaaatgttcatattGAGAATTCCTTTTTTAGATTGTATTGTTCGAGTGTTTGGTGGGTATAAAAGCATGTATATATATGGTAATCATACTAGAAGTGGTATATGTTACGAGGATAGTGTTTTGGtgatattttgaagttttaaaagttgaaaataatgttttaagGGATTAATGAAGTATACAGAGTGAGACTTGGGATACTTGTAAAGTGGCACAAAGTCATTGTCCTATTTTTGATGGGAAGTGTCCTCAATGCAacaatgatttttcttttaggaTGCGGTGGACGGGGAGAGAGAGGAGACTCAGTTATATTGTTTTCATGGTTATGTTTTGTTGCTTTGGAGATGTGATAAGGGCGGGTGTTGCTATTTAGAAAGATAGTTTTTGCTTATATGGTCTGTTGTAAGTAGAATTTTGATGGTCGCACAAGGATGCATTCAACTTGTGCTTTCTTTCAAATTCATGTGGACATCTCCATGATTTTTATTTACATACTTTATGATGTGTTTCTTGTTTGACAACTTAGAGTATTGGTGCTAACAAGAATTCTTTATGCGCAGCGCCTTTTACAAGAACATGGTCAGGGTTGCAAAATGTGTCACATACAATAAGGTGCTTACTTCCACTTTATATCTAGAGGAGTATGTTATGTTAAAGTTCTTAAACGTATCGTGCTCTATGGTTTGTTTTTCAGGTTGTTGGCATTTTTGGTTTCACAGGTGAAGATCACATTGGGAAAGTTAGTTTTCCACCAGTCCAGGTAGCATATTCCTCAATGTCATAACTGTAGTCTGTTTAAGTGTTTATAGCTTACTCTATTGtgcaaaaacttttttttcaagttttggaCAAATGCTTTCGGAAGGATCTTCATACTTCCTGTTCTTAAGTTATCTTTATATGTCCATCCCTCCAGTGTCCCCATTCTAAACTCTAGGAAATGAAAACAGAAAGGAAATATAGAGAAAACCACAATGCTTTGATAGACAGTCCTCAACCAAAGAAACAATATAGCACTGAGAGGTTTTTTACTAAAACCTTTCTGTGCTTCCATTTGTGAAGCTTATGTGCAcaatatttcatatttgttttccaattttcacGTCAGATGATCTACTTTGGAAAAGTCAAAAGCTTGAAGAAGCCGGAATAGTATACTTCACCTAATCCCCCACCCcccacaaaaatttaaaaaatgtaatagcAGCTTACTCTGAATCTTGTAtggtttttgtcttttcctcaaaacttagaaatttgaatttggttttgAATGTATGGAGAAACTAACATGGCTGAATTTACAAAATTATAGGCTGTGCCATCCTTCCCCAGTTCATTTCCTCATATCTTTGGCAATGAGAACATTCGCTGTTTGATTCCATGTGCCATTGACCAGGTTTTTTCTTACTCCTTTTTTTGTCAGATTTctttaaatacatatattttgaaCCTGGTAAtgtcatttcttcttcttcttcttcaaaaaaagacatgattacactgggtatgttgttgtggtTTCTTCAAATGTCTAATTACAGTTGCTTGATCAAGCAATATATTCCTAACTTAGTACAAAAATGAAGCTGTATGTTTTGTTGTCAATAAAATAGTACTAGTTGTATAGTCGCAAGGgcatattttttttgggtgaagTAATTAAATTGTATTAGAAAGGCATCAAGGGATGCAGAGGTTATAACTGAATATAAAGTTGCTTCAAACATGAAAATTACATGAAGCTAACCGTGCAAAAACCTGTAAAGCATCCAAAAACATAAACCCCCTTAAACCCTACTGTGCTAGAGAGTTAGGGAGCtaacaaaatccaaaaaattattCTGTACTGTTTACAGGGATGGGCATATTTTGTTTGACAGTGGTGGCTATTTCCCAATTAGTAGAAGCAATCTTCATTTTTCACTGCCACAAAGATCTCCTCATAGTAACCTTCATAACTACCTCCAAAGGGGGGCAAATAGGGGAGCTACCCACCATCTACTCGGGCATGCCATTAGGTGCAAAAAGTAAGTCAATAAGCATTTGGAGTGGAGTGATAGAGAAGTGTGAGAGAAAATTAGCAAACTGGAAAAGTCAATACTTATCCCGAGGGGGAAGACTTACTATGATCAACAGTGTGCTGGATGCCTTACCAACTTCATGATGTCTGTTTTCCCAGCACCAGCTGGTGTAATCAACAGAATAGAGGTACTCAGAAGAACTTAATTTTGGCAAGGAAATGAAGATAAAAGGAAGTATCATCTTGTCAAATGGGAAGAAATGAACATAAGCAAGAAGATAGGGGGTGGGGGCATCAGAAACATGAAGTTTCAGAACCAAAGCCTTATGATGAAGTGGTTATGGAAGTTTGCATCTGCTGAGAACTCATTGTGGAAGGAAGTGATTGCTGCAAAATATGGAATGAGGGATAAGTGGATGACAACAAAGGTGACCTCTCCCTATGGGTCTAGTGTATGGAGATCTATCAGTGATCTATGGGATTTGGTGCTAGAAAGATCAAATTGTAA
This genomic stretch from Solanum stenotomum isolate F172 chromosome 10, ASM1918654v1, whole genome shotgun sequence harbors:
- the LOC125843257 gene encoding tryptophan--tRNA ligase, cytoplasmic codes for the protein MEKTELKDDKNKEVEEEQVVSPWEVSAKDGGKIDYDKLIDKFGCQRLDESLIQRVQRLTNRAPHVFLRRGVFFAHRDFNDILDSYEKGEKFYLYTGRGPSSEALHLGHLIPFMFTKYLQDAFKVPLVIQLTDDEKCMWKNLSVEESQRLARENAKDIIACGFDISKTFIFSDFDYVGGAFYKNMVRVAKCVTYNKVVGIFGFTGEDHIGKVSFPPVQAVPSFPSSFPHIFGNENIRCLIPCAIDQDPYFRMTRDVAPRIGYHKPALIESSFFPALQGENGKMSASDPNSAIYVTDSAKEIKNKINRYAFSGGRDSIELHRKYGANLEVDIPFKYLGFFLDDDAELEHIREEYGSGRMLTGEIKKRLVEVLTDLVERHRRARAAVTDEMVDAFMAVRPLPNMFN